One Neoarius graeffei isolate fNeoGra1 chromosome 16, fNeoGra1.pri, whole genome shotgun sequence DNA segment encodes these proteins:
- the LOC132900063 gene encoding uncharacterized protein LOC132900063: protein MKRCKGSEEKCGVWLDAAELRAKKQRKLIRPISKLLNPLAQSGGYSAAVALNFTQTKMEMPVKKQSTISSFFRPKSKKGRDAEDCSSSWPSGISSTPLPEAHTGTKRKREMIFELSSEHEDASRPSSLMAPQKYDVDIESASGDVNDEDDKERKFLHLIWGYQSEECEPAGKRTPENITIENVTDAQTDSRKAVTRSCNTTKIPEILLHKDQMEHKSFQMYRSTCGENNDSSASVSTEDVFTQELLKDQSITENNASLLTPRSATEIQNHLIKSAKEPELSELRHQWSPVKREDKENSRPTSPRHSTVLSPFKQHVCSSPAKHSSGFNRKLCRTPKKSVREAQGHKEDSFSMLFTQDSEGFRVIAHPSKWSRCPLKDQTNSHKARECRSIPSVRPLETEENFDPELEILFTQDSQGNIVIKH, encoded by the exons atgaAGCGCTGTAAAGGATCAGAGGAGAAGTGTGGAGTTTGGCTGGATGCTGCTGAATTAAGAGCCAAGAAACAGAGA AAACTGATACGACCAATATCCAAACTCCTGAATCCACTGGCACAGTCTGGAGGCTACAGTGCAGCAGTGGCCCTGAATTTTACCCAAACCAAGATGGAAATGCCTGTGAAAAAACAGAGCACAATCTCCTCATTCTTTCGACCAAAGAGTAAAAAGGGAAGAG ATGCAGAGGACTGCAGCTCTTCATGGCCTTCAGGAATTTCTTCTACTCCCCTTCCTGAAGCCCATACTGGGACTAAACGAAAGCGCGAGATGATATTCGAGTTGTCTTCAGAACATGAAGACGCAAGCAGACCGTCGTCTCTAATGGCTCCACAGAAATATGATGTAGATATTGAGAGCGCGTCAGGTGACGTCAATGATGAGGATGATAAAGAGCGGAAGTTTTTACATTTGATTTGGGGCTATCAGTCAGAGGAGTGTGAGCCAGCAGGAAAGAGGACGCCTGAGAATATTACAATTGAAAATGTAACAGATGCACAAACAGACAGCAGAAAAGCCGTAACGCGTAGCTGTAATACTACTAAAATCCCTGAAATTCTGCTTCACAAGGATCAGATGGAGCATAAGAGCTTCCAGATGTATAGAAGCACTTGTGGAGAGAACAATGATTCTTCAGCTTCTGTCTCTACAGAAGACGTGTTTACTCAGGAGCTGTTAAAAGACCAAAGCATAACAGAAAACAATGCTTCACTTTTAACTCCGAGGTCAGCCACAGAGATCCAAAATCATCTCATAAAGTCTGCTAAAGAGCCAGAGCTATCCGAGCTGAGGCATCAGTGGTCACCTGTGAAGAGGGAGGATAAAGAAAATAGCAGACCTACTTCCCCGAGACACAGTACTGTACTTTCACCTTTTAAACAGCATGTGTGTTCCAGCCCAGCAAAACATTCTTCAGGTTTTAATAGAAAACTTTGTCGGACCCCTAAGAAGTCAGTCAGGGAGGCTCAGGGGCATAAGGAGGACTCCTTCAGCATGTTGTTCACTCAGGACTCTGAAGGCTTTCGGGTGATCGCTCATCCCAGCAAATGGTCTAGATGCCCACTGAAGGACCAAACTAATTCTCATAAGGCCAGAGAGTGTCGGAGCATCCCGTCTGTAAGGCCTCTGGAAACAGAGGAGAACTTTGATCCAGAGCTGGAGATACTTTTCACACAGGACTCTCAGGGAAATATAGTTATTAAGCATTAA